In a single window of the Candidatus Omnitrophota bacterium genome:
- the atpD gene encoding F0F1 ATP synthase subunit beta, whose amino-acid sequence MSDNIGAVVQVIGPSVDIRFAAEHLPTILNAIRIDEPDKNIHLTLEVAQHIGNNTVRCVALDSTDGLVRGMKARDTGGPITVPVGKQTLGRIFNLLGEPLDERGPVPEPNKRAPIHRAPPSFEDQLPVRNIFETGIKVIDLLAPYPKGGKVGLFGGAGVGKTVILQELIRNIATEHGGVSVFAGVGERTREGNDLWLELNHSGVVNKTALVFGQMNEPPGARLRVALSALTMAEYFRDDSGQDVLLFVDNIFRYIQAGSEVSTLLGRMPSAVGYQPNLGTELAQLQERITSTKRGSITSVQAIYVPADDLTDPAPATTFSHLDATTVLSRQIAELGIYPAVDPLDSTSRILDPHIVGEEHYQVARSVQRILQRYKELRDIIAILGMDELTDDDKTVVYRARKIQRFLSQPFFVAETFTGQPGKYVKREETVKGFQQIIDGKLDDVPEQAFYMKGAIEEVYAEAERMKSAV is encoded by the coding sequence ATGTCTGACAACATCGGAGCTGTGGTGCAAGTCATCGGGCCCAGCGTGGACATCCGGTTTGCGGCAGAGCATCTGCCGACGATCTTGAACGCGATCCGCATTGATGAGCCGGACAAGAATATCCACCTGACCCTGGAAGTCGCCCAGCATATCGGCAACAACACCGTGCGGTGCGTCGCCCTCGACTCCACCGACGGGCTGGTGCGCGGCATGAAGGCGCGCGATACCGGCGGGCCCATCACCGTGCCGGTGGGCAAGCAAACGCTTGGCCGCATCTTCAACCTCTTGGGCGAGCCGCTGGATGAGCGCGGCCCGGTGCCGGAGCCGAACAAGCGGGCACCCATTCATCGGGCACCCCCCTCATTTGAAGATCAGCTGCCAGTGCGCAACATTTTTGAAACCGGGATCAAAGTCATCGACCTGCTGGCGCCGTACCCCAAAGGCGGCAAGGTCGGGCTCTTCGGCGGGGCCGGGGTCGGCAAGACCGTGATCTTGCAAGAGCTCATCCGCAACATCGCCACCGAGCACGGCGGCGTCTCCGTGTTTGCCGGGGTTGGCGAGCGCACCCGCGAAGGCAACGACCTCTGGCTTGAGCTGAATCACTCCGGTGTGGTCAACAAAACTGCCCTCGTCTTCGGCCAGATGAATGAGCCGCCGGGAGCCCGGCTGCGCGTGGCCCTTTCTGCGCTGACGATGGCGGAATATTTCCGCGACGACAGCGGCCAGGACGTGCTGCTCTTTGTTGATAATATTTTTCGCTATATCCAAGCCGGCTCAGAAGTCTCAACCCTGCTCGGCCGCATGCCCTCGGCCGTCGGCTATCAGCCGAATCTGGGGACGGAGCTCGCCCAATTGCAGGAGCGGATCACCTCGACCAAGCGCGGCTCAATCACCTCGGTGCAGGCGATCTACGTGCCGGCGGATGATCTGACCGACCCGGCCCCGGCCACGACCTTTTCCCACCTGGATGCCACCACGGTGTTGTCGCGGCAAATCGCCGAGCTGGGGATTTATCCGGCGGTGGATCCGCTCGACTCGACCTCGCGCATTTTGGACCCGCACATCGTCGGCGAGGAGCATTATCAGGTGGCCCGCTCGGTGCAGCGCATTCTGCAGCGGTACAAGGAGCTGCGCGACATCATCGCCATCCTCGGGATGGATGAGCTGACCGACGATGATAAGACCGTGGTGTACCGCGCCCGCAAGATTCAGCGGTTTCTCTCGCAGCCGTTCTTCGTCGCCGAAACGTTCACAGGACAACCTGGCAAGTACGTTAAGCGCGAAGAAACGGTCAAGGGTTTTCAGCAGATCATCGACGGCAAGCTTGATGATGTGCCGGAGCAGGCGTTTTACATGAAGGGCGCAATCGAGGAAGTTTACGCCGAAGCTGAACGCATGAAATCCGCCGTCTAA
- a CDS encoding F0F1 ATP synthase subunit alpha (produces ATP from ADP in the presence of a proton gradient across the membrane; the alpha chain is a catalytic subunit), producing the protein LMYGGKHALCCYDDLSKHAQAYRQLSLLLRRPPGREAYPGDVFYLHSRLLERAAKLRDNLGGGSLSALPVIETQAGDVSAYIPTNVISITDGQIYLEGDLFYAGVRPALNVGLSVSRVGGNAQTKAMKKVAGRLRLSLAQYRELVAFTQFGSELDKSTQAQLIRGERMVEILKQDQYQPMSLAHQVAILYSAGQGHLDEIPKDRVQAFEAAFHAFLDEKYPDAIHEITTSNDLAEAIAKRLDEATVACKQQFLATA; encoded by the coding sequence GCTCATGTATGGAGGCAAACACGCGTTATGCTGCTACGATGATCTCTCAAAACATGCGCAGGCCTATCGGCAGCTGTCGCTGCTGCTGCGCCGCCCGCCGGGACGCGAGGCGTACCCCGGCGATGTGTTTTATCTGCATTCACGGTTGCTGGAGCGCGCGGCGAAATTGCGCGACAACCTCGGCGGCGGCAGCCTCTCGGCACTCCCGGTGATTGAAACGCAAGCCGGCGATGTCTCCGCGTATATTCCAACCAACGTCATTTCCATCACCGACGGACAGATTTATCTTGAGGGCGATTTGTTCTACGCCGGCGTGCGTCCAGCGCTCAATGTGGGGCTGTCGGTGTCGCGCGTGGGCGGCAACGCGCAGACCAAGGCGATGAAAAAAGTGGCCGGCCGGCTGCGCCTGAGCCTGGCCCAGTATCGCGAGCTCGTGGCGTTCACCCAATTCGGCTCAGAGCTGGACAAATCGACCCAGGCCCAGCTCATCCGCGGGGAGCGGATGGTGGAAATCCTCAAGCAGGATCAGTACCAGCCGATGAGCCTCGCCCATCAAGTGGCCATCCTCTATAGCGCCGGGCAGGGGCATTTGGATGAGATCCCCAAAGACCGGGTGCAGGCGTTTGAAGCCGCGTTCCACGCATTTCTCGATGAGAAATACCCGGACGCGATCCATGAGATCACCACATCCAACGACCTCGCCGAGGCCATCGCCAAGCGCCTCGATGAGGCCACCGTCGCGTGCAAGCAGCAGTTTCTGGCAACCGCATAA
- the atpG gene encoding ATP synthase F1 subunit gamma translates to MASLRQIRSRLRSIGSTKQIMRAMQLVSASKLKRAQGRMLQARSMAEFLDELLRRVLAATGEISHPLVGDSPLRGQSPSLLVVFSSDAGLCGAYNANLIQLAEATLKRDTLKTTQLIFIGKKAHRYFTKRGYTAVESYLDLAGRPDLKKADAIARTVMERFTSGQVGSVHLLYAKFVSATTSKPTLLQWLPIELGQATRSPGHPVTPSEYIFEPSPQRVFEDLLPRWALAKFQLIMLEAFTAEHSARMIAMKNATDNAEEILKSLTLQRNKIRQAAITKELSEIVGTAEALK, encoded by the coding sequence ATGGCATCGCTTCGGCAGATTCGATCACGGCTCAGAAGCATCGGCAGCACGAAGCAGATCATGCGGGCGATGCAGCTCGTGTCGGCCTCGAAGCTCAAGCGCGCCCAGGGCCGCATGCTGCAAGCGCGCAGCATGGCGGAATTTCTCGATGAGCTGCTGCGGCGAGTCTTAGCCGCCACCGGCGAGATCAGCCACCCCCTCGTTGGGGACAGTCCCCTTCGGGGACAGTCCCCAAGCTTGCTGGTTGTTTTCTCCTCGGATGCGGGCTTATGCGGCGCCTATAACGCCAATCTGATTCAGCTCGCGGAAGCGACGCTCAAGCGCGACACGCTGAAGACGACGCAGCTCATCTTCATCGGCAAGAAGGCCCACCGCTATTTCACCAAGCGCGGCTACACCGCCGTCGAGTCATATCTGGATCTGGCAGGGCGGCCTGATCTGAAAAAAGCCGACGCGATCGCGCGCACAGTCATGGAGCGCTTCACGAGCGGCCAGGTCGGCTCAGTGCATTTGCTGTATGCGAAGTTCGTCTCCGCGACGACGTCAAAACCCACACTGCTCCAATGGTTGCCCATCGAACTTGGCCAGGCCACCCGGTCACCCGGTCACCCGGTCACCCCGTCGGAATACATCTTCGAGCCGTCGCCGCAGCGCGTGTTTGAGGATCTGCTGCCGCGATGGGCGCTGGCGAAGTTCCAGCTCATCATGCTGGAAGCCTTCACCGCCGAGCATTCTGCCCGGATGATCGCCATGAAAAACGCCACCGATAATGCTGAAGAGATCCTCAAATCCCTAACCCTGCAGCGCAACAAGATCCGCCAAGCGGCGATTACCAAAGAGCTCAGCGAGATCGTTGGCACCGCCGAAGCGCTAAAATAA